The following nucleotide sequence is from Sulfurospirillum arsenophilum NBRC 109478.
CCGCTTCTTTAATCTCTTCTTTGACGGCTCTGGTTTGCGCTACATTCTCTTCATGTGTACCCGTAAAACCACTAGGGTCTTTAAAACTCCAATGAATACGACTCGTTTGACCAGGGAAAATAGGACATCGTTGGCTATTGCCCTCATCACACACCGTAATCACATAATGAAATAAGTTTCCTTTTTTAAACAAGTCAAACACCGATTGCGTTGTCTTCCCTGTTATATCAATACCCTCTTCTTTGAGAACTTCAACGGCTAAAGGATTTAAAACACCAGGCTCTAAACCTGCACTTTGAACACTAAATGCCTCTCCACCGTATTTTCTAAGAAGCTCTTCTGCTATTTGACTTCGTGCACTGTTGTGAATACAAACAAATAAAACTTTTACCATGAATACTCCTTTTTAATAAGTTAGTCTAACCACATGTGTAACAGAGAACTAACTTTATACAAGATGATTTACAAAATGGTTACAAACCTTTTTAATGTGTAAAAATGTAACTTAAATGTTACACGATGCGATGACGAAAAATTTTACTCTTACACTATACAAAACGCTATACACGCATCATGACATCTAGCAACTCTATTTAGAAGCTTCAAAATAGTTTCACTATAACAAATATTTATAATTTAAGTTTTGCTTTTTAGATTTTATTTATAAAAATCGCTATAACCTAAAAAGGACAACACCCCCATAAGGAGAAACATATGGTGAACGTAGAAGAGAAACATACTCGAAGAGAATTTCTAAAATTCTCTGCTTTAGGTCTTAGCGCTGTAGCTGCTGTACCCTCGCTCGTTGCAGGCGAAACACACTCTACCATGTCTGTGTATGAAGGTTACAAAAAGAGTAGAGTTGGTTCTCTTGCTCAACTCAAAAAAGCAGGTGAAATCGACTTTTCTTATCCTGATGGAAACGCTTTGTGTAAAGCGGTGTATGTAAATAATGAAGTCAAAGCGTACAGCATTATCTGCACCCATAAAGGCTGTCCAACCGTTTACAACAAAGAGAAAGCACTGTTTGAGTGTCCCTGTCACTTTACAAAATATGACGCAAAAAAAGATGGACAAATGGTCATCGGTCATGCGACAGGCAGACTGCCACGTGTCCTTTTAGAGATCAGTGGCGATGACATCTTTGCCATTGGCGTCGATGGGCTCATCTTTGGTCGCATCAACAATAACGTAGGTTAAGGAGAAAAACATGGCACTAACTTTAAACGATAGACTACCCATTCCTCATAAAAATGCTGAAGTTAAAAATGTTACCTGTGAGTTTTGTATTGTCGGTTGTGGCTACAAATCTTACAAATGGCCTCTTGGAACAGAGGGAACCTATAAAAACAATGCGCTAGGCCTTGATCTTTCACAGCAACAGCCTACCTATGGTGACTGGTGTAGTGAACGGATGTTTAACACGATTACGGATCGAGATGGCAAAAAATACAACCTGATGGTTATTCCCGATAAAGAGTGTGTGGTCAACATTGGACAAAACTCTGTTCGTGGTGGGATGATGGGTGTTTCAACCTTCAATGCCTCAAGCCCGACCAAAGACAGACTCAAAGAGCCTCAAATTTTTCGTGGTGGAATGCTGATGGAAACCTCATGGGAAGAAGCAACAACCATCATCGCAAAAGTGTACAAAAAGATCATCGATAACGATGGCGCAGATGAAATTTCGCATAAAACCTTTGACCATGGTGGCGGTGGCGGTGGCTTTGAAAACACATGGGGAACAGGCAAGCTCTTTCACACGGCTATTGGTACCGCATCGGCTTCGATTCACAATCGCCCTGCGTATAACTCGGAAGTTCACTCAAGTCGTGAAATGGGCGTTGGTGAGCTTAACAGCAGTTATTATGACACGAGTATCTCCGATACCATGGTGGTCATCGGTTGTAATCCATACGAGTGTCAAACCAACCTGTTCAACATTCACATGCAAGCCAATCTCGATGGCAGTAGCTTAGCGAACAAGAAAAAAGAGTATGACAAAGGCGAGAGCGCATCTAATGGCAAAATTATCTTCATTGATCCTAGACGCCAAGCTTCTATTACCAACGCTATTGCGATTGCAGGTAAAGAGAATGTACTTCATCTTCAGATCAAACCAGGTCAAGATATTACACTCATGAACGCACTTGTCACGTACATCATGGAGCAAGGCTGGGAAGCTAAAGAATTCATCAAAAACCATACTGAGAATTTTGATGCAATGTATAAAGTCAATAAAGTCTCCCTAGAGTATGCCTCTTCTATCACAAATATCAGTGTCGCTGACATCAAAAAAGCAGCCGAATGGATCGCTAAACCCAAACCAAGCGGACACCGTCCTCGCAATGCAATTTACTATGAAAAAGGCATTATTTGGGGTATTAAAAACTACGAAAACGTCGCTTCCATTGTCAATCTAGCGCTTGTAACGCACAGTGTGGGTCGTGTGGGAACAGGTGTGTGTCGAGCAGGCGGTCACCAAGAAGGCTACACAAGACCTGAATACAATGGACCAAGTAGGCAAAATCTTGCGGTCATCGACACCGACATCATTGAGGGTAAATACCTTGTCTATTCTATCTGGGGAACCAACCCGTTTGGTCAGTCTATCGCGACACAACGCCTTAGAAATGCAGTGACAAAGAGAAGTCAAATTGTCAAAGATGCGATTAACGGTTATCATGGAAACAACCTTGATGAACTCGCTGATATTATCTACAACGCGTGTAAATCAGGTGGACTTTTTGTCGTCGATATAGACATCTACCCAACGCAATCGAGTGAGCGAGCACACATTGTATTGCCAGCGGCGACAACGATGGAGATGAACCTCACGTCTATGAGTGGAGAACGTAGAATGCGTCTGTCTGAAAAAGTTATGGACGCGCCTGGTAGTGCCAAACCAGACTGTCTCATTGCGGCAGATATTGCCAATGCGCTTAAAGCTGAGTACCTCAAAGCAGGCAATAAAACCATGGCAAAACGCTTTGAAGGCTTTGACTGGAAAAATGAAGAAGATTCATTTAAAGATGGTTTTGCAGGTCAGGGTTCAAAGATGGCAAGTCAAGGAGGCTCAACTGGGACGCTTGCTACCTATAAACTTTTACGAGAAGCGGGTAATAACGGCGTTCAACTTCCTATCGTTAAAGTCGAAAATGGCAAGCTTATCGGCACACGTCTTCATTACGCTGATGGCAAATTTGGCACGAAATCAGGTCGTGCGACGTTCTTACCAACACCACAACCTGCCATGCCAAAACAGGTCGCGAAACAGGTCAAACGCTACAAATACTGGGTCAATTCAGGACGTATCAATGAAGTATGGCAGTCAAACTACCACACAGGTCGCCTCGAATTTACCGCAAAACGATGGCCGATGGCTCCGCTTGAGATTCACCCCAATGATGCTAAAGAGCTTGGCGTTACGAGTGGTGACATTGTTCAGCTCAGTAACGATTATGGCTCCACACGAGCCATCGCGATTGTGACGGATGTGGTGCGTAAAGGCGAAGTTTTTGGTGCTTTTGGTTTCCAAAATTCCATTATCAATGACCTCTGCACAGACTATGTTGATCCTGATACCAAAATTCCTTTCTACAAAGGAACTGCGGCAAACATCGTTAAAGTAGGACGCAGCGAGGGGCTTATCAAAGATATGACCTTCTTGGAACGCGCTTAAATTCAAGGGGTAGCTTAGGCTACCCTCTTACTTCTCTTCTTCCCCTTCATAAATACCAAATTCTCTAAGCTGTTTTTTAAGTGTATTGCGAGAAATATCGAGTATGGTGGAAAGCTGTGTGATGTTTGGGCAGAGAGAAAAGCTTACATGTAAAAAGGTTTTTTGCAAGGTTTGCTCCAAATCATGGGCTTTTTCAACCCCTTCCTTTTGCAAATACGCTAGGCAAAATTTATGAAGCTGTTGCTGTATATCTTCTGTCTCTTCAAACTCTTTGATGTCATCCGCTTTGATCATGTCATCACTGGCATTTAAGCAGGCACTGTAGATGGTATTGCGTAGCTCCCTAATGTTTCCTCGCCAATGATGGCGTGCAAGTTTAGCCAACGCCTCTTCGGAAATGGATGTAATGGTCGTTTTAAGATCACGGTTAGCTTTGGCAATAAAATGCTCACACAAAATAGGAATATCTTGAATGCGTTCTTTTAAAGATGGCATCGTAATCGTGAGCATCGAGAGACGAAAGTAAAGATCTTCCCTAAATATTGATTTTT
It contains:
- a CDS encoding arsenate reductase (azurin) small subunit: MVNVEEKHTRREFLKFSALGLSAVAAVPSLVAGETHSTMSVYEGYKKSRVGSLAQLKKAGEIDFSYPDGNALCKAVYVNNEVKAYSIICTHKGCPTVYNKEKALFECPCHFTKYDAKKDGQMVIGHATGRLPRVLLEISGDDIFAIGVDGLIFGRINNNVG
- a CDS encoding arsenate reductase ArsC, whose amino-acid sequence is MVKVLFVCIHNSARSQIAEELLRKYGGEAFSVQSAGLEPGVLNPLAVEVLKEEGIDITGKTTQSVFDLFKKGNLFHYVITVCDEGNSQRCPIFPGQTSRIHWSFKDPSGFTGTHEENVAQTRAVKEEIKEAVLAFIETLKK
- a CDS encoding arsenate reductase (azurin) large subunit, producing MALTLNDRLPIPHKNAEVKNVTCEFCIVGCGYKSYKWPLGTEGTYKNNALGLDLSQQQPTYGDWCSERMFNTITDRDGKKYNLMVIPDKECVVNIGQNSVRGGMMGVSTFNASSPTKDRLKEPQIFRGGMLMETSWEEATTIIAKVYKKIIDNDGADEISHKTFDHGGGGGGFENTWGTGKLFHTAIGTASASIHNRPAYNSEVHSSREMGVGELNSSYYDTSISDTMVVIGCNPYECQTNLFNIHMQANLDGSSLANKKKEYDKGESASNGKIIFIDPRRQASITNAIAIAGKENVLHLQIKPGQDITLMNALVTYIMEQGWEAKEFIKNHTENFDAMYKVNKVSLEYASSITNISVADIKKAAEWIAKPKPSGHRPRNAIYYEKGIIWGIKNYENVASIVNLALVTHSVGRVGTGVCRAGGHQEGYTRPEYNGPSRQNLAVIDTDIIEGKYLVYSIWGTNPFGQSIATQRLRNAVTKRSQIVKDAINGYHGNNLDELADIIYNACKSGGLFVVDIDIYPTQSSERAHIVLPAATTMEMNLTSMSGERRMRLSEKVMDAPGSAKPDCLIAADIANALKAEYLKAGNKTMAKRFEGFDWKNEEDSFKDGFAGQGSKMASQGGSTGTLATYKLLREAGNNGVQLPIVKVENGKLIGTRLHYADGKFGTKSGRATFLPTPQPAMPKQVAKQVKRYKYWVNSGRINEVWQSNYHTGRLEFTAKRWPMAPLEIHPNDAKELGVTSGDIVQLSNDYGSTRAIAIVTDVVRKGEVFGAFGFQNSIINDLCTDYVDPDTKIPFYKGTAANIVKVGRSEGLIKDMTFLERA